The proteins below are encoded in one region of Streptomyces marianii:
- a CDS encoding DUF6415 family natural product biosynthesis protein, with protein sequence MRLSLDPRRGASQLVGGRGRGAPVTAAPTPERDHVVAASETVTLVLGEDSLLPENAADVEDLVRLLRGHIAQLGARTAPGIPALLRAQRLCSDSIPEDNVPSRVYLVRLAEATQELMAYVERVGPGPISVKGGRRWPRPTVNMGRGAVFALALACLVFATSMPRT encoded by the coding sequence ATGCGCCTTTCGCTGGACCCTCGCCGAGGCGCCAGCCAGCTCGTGGGCGGGCGCGGGCGGGGAGCGCCCGTCACCGCGGCACCGACGCCGGAGCGCGATCACGTGGTGGCCGCGTCGGAGACGGTGACGCTCGTGCTGGGCGAGGATTCGCTGCTGCCCGAGAATGCGGCCGATGTGGAAGACCTAGTTCGCCTTCTGCGCGGCCACATCGCCCAGTTGGGCGCACGGACCGCTCCGGGGATTCCCGCCCTGCTGCGCGCGCAGCGGCTCTGCTCCGACAGCATCCCCGAGGACAACGTGCCGAGCCGGGTGTACCTGGTCAGGCTCGCCGAGGCCACCCAGGAGCTGATGGCCTACGTGGAACGCGTCGGGCCCGGGCCGATCAGTGTGAAGGGCGGGCGGCGTTGGCCGAGGCCGACGGTCAACATGGGGCGCGGAGCCGTCTTCGCCCTCGCCCTGGCCTGCTTGGTCTTCGCCACTTCGATGCCGCGGACATGA